One Azospirillum sp. TSA2s genomic region harbors:
- a CDS encoding calcium-binding protein: MRQFWGTSNNDAMTGTAYDDRLDGLDGDDRVNGAGGNDQLYGERGNDSLIGGLGNDQLHGGDGNDWLGDPYGGNEAGNDSMWGDAGNDQLFGGDGNDWLNGGTGDDIVKGMRGDDTMIGGTGNDTLYDSYRDGGADLFQPGTGDDLMVSYTDGQIDRFLMERATGGFGHDTINYFEKGIDQIEFHGYAAWEMAMTTNGSNSVFTFTDGSSLTVDQIGLSATHDFIFT; the protein is encoded by the coding sequence ATGCGCCAGTTTTGGGGGACTTCGAACAACGACGCCATGACCGGCACCGCCTATGACGACCGGCTCGACGGTCTGGATGGCGACGACCGCGTCAACGGCGCCGGCGGTAACGATCAGCTGTATGGCGAACGCGGCAATGACTCGTTGATCGGCGGGCTGGGCAACGACCAGCTTCATGGCGGCGACGGCAACGACTGGCTCGGCGATCCCTATGGCGGCAACGAGGCCGGTAACGATTCGATGTGGGGCGATGCCGGCAACGACCAGCTGTTCGGCGGCGACGGCAACGACTGGCTGAACGGCGGCACCGGCGACGACATCGTCAAGGGGATGCGCGGCGACGACACCATGATCGGCGGCACCGGCAACGACACGCTTTACGACAGCTATCGCGACGGCGGCGCCGACCTGTTCCAGCCGGGCACCGGCGACGACCTGATGGTCAGCTACACCGACGGACAGATCGACCGTTTCCTGATGGAGCGGGCCACCGGCGGCTTCGGCCACGACACCATCAATTATTTCGAGAAGGGGATCGACCAGATCGAGTTCCACGGCTACGCCGCCTGGGAGATGGCGATGACGACCAACGGCTCGAATTCGGTCTTCACCTTCACCGACGGCTCGTCGCTGACGGTGGACCAGATCGGCCTGAGTGCCACCCACGACTTCATCTTCACCTGA
- a CDS encoding amino acid ABC transporter substrate-binding protein, giving the protein MKSGLLAAAAAAVVITASAAAGAATLDTVKQRGFVQCGVNAGLPGFGNPDSAGNWTGLDVDYCRAVAVAIFNDPNKVKFTPLSAQQRFPAIQSGEVDLLSRNTTATLTRDTSVGLNFAPVTYYDGQGFMVPKKLGVKSAKELNGATVCVQSGTTTELNLADYFRANNMTYNPVVIESNDEVNAAYFAGRCDVLTTDVSGLAGTRAGVAPVPEDHVILPEVISKEPLAPAVRHGDDQWFDIVKWTVYATIQAEEFGINSKNIDEFANSKNPDVQRFLGTSPGMGKALGLDEKWAYNVVKKVGNYGEIFDRNVGPGTPLKLERGLNALWTKGGLMYAQPFR; this is encoded by the coding sequence ATGAAGTCAGGGCTTCTCGCCGCCGCCGCGGCGGCTGTGGTCATTACCGCCAGCGCCGCCGCCGGTGCTGCCACGCTCGATACCGTCAAGCAGCGCGGCTTCGTGCAGTGCGGCGTCAATGCCGGCCTGCCGGGTTTCGGCAACCCCGATAGCGCCGGCAACTGGACCGGCCTCGACGTCGATTACTGCCGTGCCGTCGCCGTCGCCATCTTCAACGACCCGAACAAGGTCAAGTTCACCCCGCTGTCGGCGCAGCAGCGCTTCCCGGCCATCCAGTCGGGTGAGGTCGACCTGCTGTCGCGCAACACCACCGCCACGCTGACCCGCGACACCTCGGTCGGCCTGAACTTCGCCCCCGTCACCTATTATGACGGCCAGGGCTTCATGGTTCCGAAGAAGCTGGGCGTGAAGAGCGCCAAGGAACTGAACGGCGCCACCGTCTGCGTCCAGTCCGGCACCACCACCGAACTGAACCTCGCCGACTATTTCCGCGCCAACAACATGACCTACAACCCGGTCGTCATCGAGTCGAACGACGAGGTGAACGCCGCGTACTTCGCCGGCCGCTGCGACGTGCTGACGACCGACGTGTCCGGTCTGGCCGGCACCCGCGCCGGCGTCGCGCCGGTTCCGGAAGACCATGTCATCCTGCCGGAAGTCATCTCCAAGGAGCCGCTGGCCCCGGCCGTGCGCCATGGCGACGACCAGTGGTTCGACATCGTGAAGTGGACGGTCTACGCCACCATCCAGGCGGAAGAGTTCGGCATCAACTCCAAGAACATCGACGAGTTCGCCAACTCCAAGAACCCGGACGTCCAGCGCTTCCTCGGCACCTCGCCGGGCATGGGCAAGGCTCTGGGCCTGGACGAGAAGTGGGCCTACAACGTGGTGAAGAAGGTCGGCAACTACGGCGAGATCTTCGACCGCAACGTCGGCCCGGGCACCCCGCTGAAGCTGGAGCGCGGCCTGAACGCGCTGTGGACCAAGGGCGGCCTGATGTACGCGCAGCCGTTCCGGTAA
- a CDS encoding TRAP transporter large permease subunit, whose amino-acid sequence MVEFVTANMAPLMFGALVFFLLMGFPVAFALAANGLAFGLIGIELGLLTPALMQALPERVFGIMRNDTLLAIPFFTFMGLILERSGMAEDLLDTIGQLFGPVRGGLAYAVIFVGALLAATTGVVAASVISMGLISLPIMLRYGYDRRIASGVIAASGTLAQIIPPSLVLIVLADQLGRSVGDMYAGALIPGLVLTGLYTGYILLTSIIKPEMVPALPLEARTLRGWKLLLRVITSLVPPLVLIFLVLGTIFIGIATPTEGGAMGAAGAILLALAKRQLSWSLMRQAMDSTAKLSSFVVFILIGSTVFGLVFRAVNGDLWVEHLMTGLPGGQVGFLIVCNILVFVLAFFLDFFELAFIIVPLLGPVADKLGIDLIWFGVLLGVNMQTSFMHPPFGFALFFLRSVAPKTDYIDKITGKKIAKITTGQIYWGAVPFVVIQIIMVALVISFPQLVDAGRDKGPKINLDDVKIEIPAFDNQEVAPPFGAPAQPESNPNDDIMKQLQGK is encoded by the coding sequence ATGGTCGAGTTCGTAACCGCCAACATGGCGCCGCTGATGTTCGGCGCGCTGGTGTTCTTCCTGTTGATGGGTTTCCCGGTCGCCTTCGCATTGGCCGCGAACGGTCTGGCGTTCGGTCTGATCGGCATCGAGCTGGGTCTGCTGACCCCGGCGCTGATGCAGGCGCTGCCGGAACGCGTGTTCGGCATCATGCGCAACGACACGCTGCTGGCGATTCCCTTCTTCACCTTCATGGGCCTGATCCTGGAACGATCCGGCATGGCCGAGGATCTGCTCGATACCATCGGGCAGTTGTTCGGTCCGGTTCGCGGCGGTCTGGCCTATGCGGTGATCTTCGTCGGCGCGCTGCTGGCGGCGACGACCGGCGTGGTCGCGGCCTCGGTCATCTCCATGGGTCTGATCTCGCTGCCGATCATGCTGCGCTACGGCTATGACCGCCGTATCGCGTCAGGCGTTATCGCCGCGTCGGGCACGCTGGCCCAGATCATTCCGCCGTCGCTGGTGCTGATCGTTCTGGCCGACCAGCTCGGCCGCTCGGTCGGCGACATGTATGCCGGCGCACTGATCCCCGGTCTCGTGCTGACCGGCCTTTATACCGGTTACATTCTGCTCACCAGCATCATCAAGCCGGAGATGGTGCCGGCCCTGCCGCTGGAAGCCCGCACGCTGCGCGGTTGGAAGCTTCTGCTGCGCGTCATCACCTCGCTGGTGCCGCCGCTGGTGCTGATCTTCCTGGTTCTGGGCACGATCTTCATCGGCATCGCCACCCCGACGGAAGGCGGCGCCATGGGCGCGGCCGGCGCCATCCTGCTGGCGCTGGCCAAGCGGCAGCTGAGCTGGAGCCTGATGCGTCAGGCGATGGACTCCACGGCCAAGCTGTCGTCCTTCGTGGTGTTCATCCTGATCGGTTCGACCGTGTTCGGTCTGGTGTTCCGCGCGGTGAACGGCGACCTGTGGGTCGAGCATCTGATGACCGGCCTGCCGGGCGGACAGGTGGGCTTCCTGATCGTCTGCAACATCCTGGTCTTCGTGCTGGCCTTCTTCCTCGACTTCTTCGAGCTGGCCTTCATCATCGTCCCCCTGCTGGGGCCGGTGGCGGACAAGCTGGGCATCGACCTGATCTGGTTCGGCGTGCTGCTGGGCGTCAACATGCAGACCAGCTTCATGCACCCGCCCTTCGGCTTCGCGCTGTTCTTCCTGCGGTCGGTGGCACCGAAGACCGACTATATCGACAAGATCACCGGGAAGAAGATCGCGAAGATCACCACCGGCCAGATCTATTGGGGTGCGGTCCCCTTCGTCGTCATCCAGATCATCATGGTCGCCCTCGTCATCTCCTTCCCGCAGCTGGTCGATGCCGGCCGCGACAAGGGACCGAAGATCAACCTGGACGACGTGAAGATCGAAATCCCGGCCTTCGACAACCAGGAAGTGGCTCCGCCCTTCGGCGCTCCGGCGCAGCCGGAGTCGAACCCGAACGACGACATCATGAAGCAGCTGCAGGGCAAGTGA
- the hisI gene encoding phosphoribosyl-AMP cyclohydrolase, which translates to MTDTPSIDSGPFEEVLPAIRFTADGLVPAIAQAEGSGEILMMAWMNRDAVVETLSTGRVCYWSRSRGGLWRKGETSGQVQRLKDFRVDCDGDTLLLIVEQDGVACHTGRRSCFYRAWRAGKLETIQEVETDPSILYGGHSHSHG; encoded by the coding sequence ATGACGGACACGCCGTCGATCGATTCCGGCCCTTTTGAAGAGGTGCTGCCCGCCATCCGCTTCACCGCCGACGGGCTGGTACCGGCGATCGCCCAGGCCGAGGGCAGCGGCGAAATCCTGATGATGGCCTGGATGAACCGCGATGCGGTGGTGGAGACCTTGTCAACCGGCCGCGTCTGCTATTGGTCGCGGTCGCGCGGCGGGCTGTGGCGCAAGGGCGAGACCTCCGGGCAGGTGCAGCGGCTGAAGGATTTCCGGGTGGATTGCGACGGCGACACCCTGTTGCTGATCGTCGAACAGGACGGCGTCGCCTGCCACACCGGCCGGCGCAGCTGCTTCTATCGGGCTTGGCGGGCAGGAAAGCTGGAAACGATCCAGGAGGTCGAAACCGATCCGTCCATTCTCTATGGCGGGCATTCGCACAGCCACGGCTGA
- the metC gene encoding cystathionine beta-lyase, protein MKDVTQDTILVHAGRDPRNNHGIVNPPVYHCSTVLFPTLDALEESDRNTLEGVHYGRMGTPTTFAFEEAAAALEGGYKSVNTGSGLAAIAIALSAFTKAGDHVLITDSAYGPTRRFAKETLAPYGVEVEFYDPCIGAGISALLRPNTSVVFLESPGSLTFEVQDVPAIAAAAKKVGATVMIDNTWATPLFFRPFDHGVDLSIHAATKYMVGHADAMLGVVTCRDEESWTAVKKTATRFGVCGGPDDLYLGLRGLRTLSVRMRQHQESALALADWLAARPEVTRVLHPARPAFPGHELWKRDFTGSSGLFSIIINQVPRKALAAMLDGMELFGMGYSWGGFESLILPTRPAAVRSATRWTDPGQVLRLHAGLESPDDLIRDLEAGFRRMAAAL, encoded by the coding sequence ATGAAGGACGTCACGCAGGACACGATTCTCGTTCATGCCGGCCGCGATCCGCGGAACAACCACGGCATCGTCAATCCGCCGGTCTATCATTGCTCCACCGTGCTGTTCCCGACGCTGGACGCGCTGGAGGAAAGCGACCGCAACACGCTGGAAGGCGTGCATTACGGCCGCATGGGCACCCCCACCACCTTCGCCTTCGAAGAGGCGGCGGCGGCGTTGGAGGGCGGCTACAAGTCGGTGAACACCGGCTCGGGCCTCGCAGCCATCGCCATCGCGCTGTCGGCCTTCACCAAGGCCGGCGACCATGTGCTGATCACCGACAGCGCCTATGGCCCCACCCGCCGTTTCGCCAAGGAGACGCTGGCGCCCTATGGGGTGGAGGTCGAGTTCTACGATCCCTGCATCGGCGCCGGCATCTCGGCGCTGCTGCGGCCGAACACCAGCGTGGTCTTCCTCGAATCGCCGGGCTCGCTGACCTTCGAGGTGCAGGACGTGCCGGCCATCGCCGCCGCGGCCAAAAAAGTCGGCGCCACGGTGATGATCGACAACACCTGGGCGACGCCGCTGTTCTTCCGCCCCTTCGACCACGGCGTCGACCTGTCGATCCATGCCGCCACCAAGTATATGGTCGGCCATGCCGACGCGATGCTGGGCGTCGTCACCTGCCGGGACGAGGAAAGCTGGACCGCGGTGAAGAAGACCGCCACCCGCTTCGGCGTCTGCGGCGGGCCGGACGACCTTTATCTCGGCCTGCGCGGCCTGCGCACCCTGTCGGTGCGGATGCGCCAGCATCAGGAAAGCGCGCTGGCGCTCGCCGACTGGCTGGCCGCCCGGCCGGAGGTGACGCGCGTGCTGCACCCCGCCCGCCCCGCCTTCCCCGGCCACGAGCTGTGGAAGCGCGACTTCACCGGATCGAGCGGCCTGTTCTCCATCATCATCAACCAGGTGCCACGCAAGGCCCTGGCGGCGATGCTGGACGGCATGGAGCTTTTCGGCATGGGCTACAGCTGGGGCGGGTTCGAAAGCCTGATCCTGCCGACGCGGCCGGCCGCAGTGCGCTCCGCCACCCGCTGGACCGATCCGGGACAGGTCCTGCGCCTGCATGCCGGTCTGGAAAGCCCCGACGACCTGATCCGCGATCTCGAGGCCGGCTTCCGCCGGATGGCCGCCGCCCTCTGA
- a CDS encoding TRAP transporter small permease subunit: MRGLLRLSGLIDAMNEGIGKLAYWLVLVAVVVSAVNAVVRYGLNTSSNAWLELQWYLFSGVFLLCAGYTFLRNEHIRIDIVLGRFSKRVQAWVDVFGIIFFMFPMTFLIMVLSWPMFMDSFVTNEMSSDAGGLIRWPVKLLVPVGFFLLTAQGVSELIKRIAFLTGHRNEPGEKMHSHS, from the coding sequence TTGAGAGGTCTGCTCAGACTAAGTGGGCTGATCGATGCCATGAACGAAGGCATCGGCAAGCTCGCCTACTGGCTCGTGCTGGTCGCCGTCGTCGTCAGCGCCGTCAACGCAGTGGTCCGCTACGGGCTGAACACCAGTTCCAATGCGTGGCTGGAACTGCAATGGTATCTGTTCTCGGGCGTGTTCCTGCTGTGCGCCGGCTATACCTTCCTGCGCAACGAACACATCCGCATCGACATCGTGCTGGGCCGCTTTTCCAAGCGGGTGCAGGCCTGGGTCGACGTCTTCGGCATCATCTTCTTCATGTTCCCGATGACGTTCCTGATCATGGTGCTGTCTTGGCCCATGTTCATGGACAGCTTCGTGACCAATGAGATGTCGAGCGATGCCGGCGGCCTGATCCGCTGGCCCGTGAAGCTTCTGGTCCCGGTCGGCTTCTTCCTGCTCACCGCGCAGGGCGTCTCCGAACTGATCAAGCGCATCGCCTTTCTCACCGGCCATCGGAACGAGCCGGGCGAGAAGATGCACAGCCATTCCTAA
- a CDS encoding IS66 family transposase, with amino-acid sequence MTVPPRYRLSDAEKDALLIEQAALIERMAARIAELEALVGKPKKTSANSHIPPSQDGPGGKTGKAKRGRKPRPSRPGVARPLTPDPDRTERRLAEECPHCQTALLAAGQRCRHRYDHIDLPEVRPVVTRVELFGGRCGSCGRRYRAEPPAAMPPGTPFGPGIRSLLAYLHHSHHVGFERLSRLLKEVFGLSISEGAIANAFRRMGSAFDTACAAIKTKLLTAPVIASDETTTRVDGVTHWQWVFQSDEAVLHTIAPSRGRAVAADILGDHRPEVWVSDRYAGQQELGQVHQVCLAHVLRDVQYAIDCGDSVVAPKLRDHLRWAIRVGKRRPELKDSTLAAYAAKAERRLDALLGVPAAHPAGRELQRQIKAWRGKFFVFLSDRRVPPTNNVSEQEIRPSVIFRKVTNGFRSDWGPGIHAGYRSVTGTARRQGQSAWTAIRNLIDGTFVVA; translated from the coding sequence ATGACAGTTCCGCCGCGTTATCGCCTGAGCGACGCCGAGAAGGACGCCCTGCTAATCGAGCAGGCGGCGCTGATCGAGCGCATGGCCGCACGGATTGCCGAACTGGAAGCCTTGGTCGGCAAGCCGAAGAAGACCTCGGCGAACTCGCACATCCCGCCGTCCCAGGATGGCCCCGGGGGCAAGACCGGCAAGGCGAAGCGGGGGCGCAAACCGCGGCCGTCCCGTCCCGGTGTCGCGCGGCCGCTCACGCCCGACCCTGATCGCACCGAGCGCCGTCTCGCCGAGGAATGCCCGCATTGCCAAACGGCGCTGTTGGCAGCGGGACAGCGCTGCCGGCATCGCTACGACCACATTGACCTGCCCGAAGTCCGCCCGGTGGTGACGCGGGTGGAGCTGTTCGGCGGCCGCTGCGGTTCGTGTGGACGGCGCTATCGGGCTGAACCGCCCGCCGCCATGCCGCCGGGAACGCCCTTCGGCCCAGGGATCCGCTCGCTGCTGGCCTACCTGCATCACAGCCATCATGTCGGCTTCGAGCGGCTGTCGCGCCTGCTGAAGGAGGTGTTTGGGCTGAGCATCTCCGAAGGCGCCATCGCCAATGCCTTCCGCCGCATGGGGTCGGCGTTCGATACTGCCTGCGCGGCGATCAAGACCAAGCTCCTGACCGCTCCCGTCATCGCCTCGGACGAAACCACAACCCGGGTTGACGGCGTGACCCACTGGCAGTGGGTGTTCCAGTCCGATGAGGCTGTGCTGCACACCATTGCCCCCAGCCGGGGACGGGCGGTCGCCGCCGACATTCTGGGGGATCATCGACCCGAGGTGTGGGTCTCTGACCGCTACGCCGGCCAGCAGGAGCTGGGGCAAGTTCATCAGGTCTGCCTGGCCCATGTCTTACGCGACGTTCAGTACGCCATCGACTGCGGCGACAGCGTGGTGGCGCCGAAACTCCGGGATCATCTGCGCTGGGCCATCCGTGTCGGCAAGCGAAGACCGGAGTTGAAGGACAGCACGCTCGCCGCTTACGCCGCCAAGGCCGAGCGCCGCCTCGATGCGCTGCTCGGTGTCCCCGCTGCCCATCCGGCTGGCCGCGAACTGCAGCGCCAGATCAAGGCGTGGCGCGGCAAGTTCTTTGTCTTTCTCAGCGACCGCCGCGTGCCACCGACCAACAACGTCAGTGAGCAGGAAATCCGCCCGTCCGTGATCTTCCGCAAGGTGACGAACGGCTTCCGCTCCGACTGGGGGCCGGGCATCCACGCAGGCTATCGTTCCGTCACCGGAACCGCGCGCCGCCAAGGCCAGTCCGCCTGGACCGCCATCCGCAACCTCATCGACGGCACCTTCGTCGTCGCTTAA
- a CDS encoding amino acid ABC transporter permease, which produces MTDNVQSVGLPDERPPANTVGPIAWLRSNLFNTWYNAILTILVLALLVSAIPPFVGWLLVNAHGFDSNSTVCRQDAGGACWGFIGEKLRFIMFGMFPWDEQWRPLLTIGVFIALLVASCDRRFWKPWFGLVWAAGLTLVAILMWGGVFGLTYVENTLWGGLPLTIILSVIGLAVAFPVSILLALGRRSDMPAVKVLCVTYIELIRGVPLISLLFMASVMLPLFLPNGVSVDKLLRAQIAFIMFAAAYMAEAIRGGLQAIPKGQYEAADGLGLGYWQKMRKIILPQALAIAIPPLVNTFISFFKDTSLVIIIGLYDLLGTAKAALSDPSWRGFYREAYLFIGVIYWIFCFSMSKYSQKLERDLNRGHRR; this is translated from the coding sequence ATGACCGACAACGTGCAAAGCGTCGGCCTGCCGGACGAGCGTCCGCCGGCCAACACCGTCGGCCCCATCGCGTGGCTGCGGAGCAACCTGTTCAACACCTGGTACAACGCCATCCTGACCATTCTGGTCCTGGCGCTGCTGGTTTCGGCGATCCCGCCCTTCGTCGGATGGCTGCTGGTCAACGCGCATGGTTTCGATTCGAACTCCACGGTCTGCCGGCAGGATGCCGGCGGCGCCTGCTGGGGCTTCATCGGCGAGAAGCTGCGCTTCATCATGTTCGGGATGTTCCCGTGGGATGAGCAGTGGCGACCGCTGCTGACCATCGGCGTCTTCATCGCGCTGCTGGTCGCCAGCTGCGACCGCCGCTTCTGGAAGCCGTGGTTCGGGCTGGTCTGGGCCGCCGGGCTGACGCTGGTGGCGATCCTGATGTGGGGCGGCGTCTTCGGCCTGACCTATGTCGAGAACACGCTGTGGGGCGGCCTGCCGCTGACCATCATCCTGTCGGTGATCGGTCTGGCCGTCGCCTTTCCGGTGTCGATCCTGCTGGCTCTGGGCCGGCGGTCGGACATGCCGGCGGTGAAGGTGCTGTGCGTCACCTACATCGAACTGATCCGCGGCGTGCCGCTGATCAGCCTACTGTTCATGGCGTCGGTGATGCTGCCGCTGTTCCTGCCGAACGGCGTTTCCGTCGACAAGCTGCTGCGTGCGCAGATCGCCTTCATCATGTTCGCAGCCGCCTATATGGCGGAAGCGATCCGCGGCGGCCTGCAGGCGATCCCGAAGGGGCAGTATGAGGCCGCGGACGGGCTGGGGCTCGGCTATTGGCAGAAGATGCGCAAGATCATCCTGCCGCAGGCGCTGGCCATCGCCATCCCGCCGCTGGTGAACACCTTCATCAGCTTCTTCAAGGACACCTCGCTCGTCATCATCATCGGCCTGTACGACCTGCTCGGCACCGCGAAGGCCGCGCTGTCTGACCCGTCCTGGCGCGGTTTCTACCGCGAGGCCTATCTGTTCATCGGCGTGATCTACTGGATCTTCTGCTTCAGCATGTCGAAATACAGCCAGAAGCTGGAACGCGACCTGAACCGCGGCCATCGCCGCTAG
- a CDS encoding MCP four helix bundle domain-containing protein: protein MTWLSNMTVRMKSIASFTAVIIIFIAFGGFSILQMLSMNDKSLEIRNNWLPSVAAVANLYTLFDYYRINEGAHIISTSDEGMRVEEKTLEEILKSFEKADKTYAAMLTPGFETETYQAFKSAWGDYLKTSKTVLLPLSRQNQTEEAGSVFRGQARDQYRTAKGLLQKLIDFNTREGAKAADQGQDLYENGKILIMVSSGLVAVICIGVAVSMLSTVVRPIQSICSPGWLSA from the coding sequence ATGACGTGGCTATCGAACATGACGGTTCGAATGAAGTCGATCGCTTCCTTTACAGCAGTAATAATCATATTTATTGCGTTTGGAGGCTTCTCCATCCTGCAGATGTTGTCGATGAACGATAAGTCTCTCGAAATCAGGAACAATTGGCTTCCGTCCGTCGCTGCGGTCGCCAATCTTTACACGCTGTTCGATTACTACCGCATCAATGAAGGTGCGCACATCATCTCAACCTCGGATGAGGGCATGCGCGTCGAAGAAAAAACCCTGGAGGAGATTCTTAAATCTTTCGAAAAGGCCGATAAGACCTATGCGGCCATGCTGACGCCAGGATTCGAGACAGAAACCTATCAGGCGTTCAAGTCAGCGTGGGGCGATTATCTGAAAACCAGCAAGACCGTTCTGCTTCCACTCTCGCGCCAGAACCAGACCGAAGAAGCCGGCTCCGTCTTCCGTGGACAAGCAAGAGATCAGTATAGGACGGCAAAAGGCCTTTTGCAGAAGCTGATCGACTTCAATACGCGCGAGGGCGCAAAGGCGGCTGACCAAGGCCAGGACCTGTATGAAAACGGCAAAATCCTCATCATGGTTTCTTCCGGCTTGGTTGCCGTGATCTGCATCGGCGTCGCTGTTTCCATGCTGTCCACCGTGGTTCGGCCGATCCAGAGTATTTGCTCACCTGGCTGGCTGAGCGCGTGA
- a CDS encoding amino acid ABC transporter permease, with amino-acid sequence MATETRTTQGAPPPGGVSISLSDPTFRAIVYQILVVGAVVLVGWFLISNTLDNLARRSIATGYDFLGREAAFGIGESLIDYSPKDTYGRAFLVGVLNTLKVSVIGIILATIIGTVIGVSRLSSNWLIAKLASTYVEIVRNIPPLLQLFFWYALVSDGLPAVRQALNPIPGVFLSQRGLRIPVPLADPVWAEMGIALLVGIVAAWGVSRWAKARQARTGQPFPAGWAALGLILGLPILAWIAGGAPMALDMPKLAGFNFSGGVAISPEFFAILTGLTLYTAAFIAEVVRSGITAVNWGQTEAARALGLPSGPTLRLVILPQALRVIVPPLTSQYLNLMKNSSLALAIGYPDLVSIANTTLNQTGQAIEGVTMIMGTYLVISLSISIFMNWYNKRIALVER; translated from the coding sequence GTGGCGACCGAGACCCGGACCACCCAAGGCGCTCCGCCGCCGGGTGGCGTATCCATTTCCCTCAGCGACCCGACGTTCCGTGCCATCGTCTACCAGATCCTGGTGGTCGGCGCGGTCGTTCTGGTCGGCTGGTTCCTTATTTCCAACACGCTCGACAACCTCGCGCGGCGCTCGATCGCGACCGGTTACGATTTCCTGGGGCGTGAAGCGGCCTTCGGCATCGGCGAGTCGCTGATCGACTATTCGCCGAAGGACACCTATGGCCGGGCCTTCCTGGTCGGCGTGCTGAACACGTTGAAGGTGTCTGTCATCGGCATCATCCTGGCGACGATCATCGGCACGGTCATCGGCGTTTCCCGGCTGTCCAGCAACTGGCTGATCGCCAAGCTGGCCTCGACCTATGTCGAGATCGTGCGCAACATACCGCCGCTGCTGCAGCTGTTCTTCTGGTACGCGCTGGTGTCGGACGGACTGCCGGCCGTGCGCCAGGCGCTGAACCCGATTCCGGGCGTCTTCCTGTCGCAGCGCGGCTTGCGCATCCCCGTGCCGCTCGCCGATCCGGTCTGGGCGGAGATGGGAATCGCCCTGCTGGTCGGCATCGTCGCCGCCTGGGGCGTGTCGCGCTGGGCCAAGGCGCGGCAGGCACGCACCGGTCAACCCTTCCCCGCGGGCTGGGCCGCGTTGGGCCTCATCCTCGGCCTGCCGATCCTGGCCTGGATCGCCGGCGGGGCGCCGATGGCGCTGGACATGCCGAAGCTGGCAGGCTTCAACTTCTCCGGCGGCGTCGCGATCTCGCCCGAGTTCTTCGCCATCCTGACCGGCCTGACGCTCTACACCGCGGCCTTCATCGCCGAGGTGGTGCGCAGCGGCATCACGGCGGTCAACTGGGGCCAGACCGAAGCGGCGCGCGCGCTGGGCCTGCCGAGCGGTCCGACGCTGCGCCTTGTGATCCTGCCGCAGGCGCTGCGGGTGATCGTGCCGCCGCTGACCAGCCAGTATCTGAACCTGATGAAGAACAGTTCGCTGGCGCTGGCCATCGGCTATCCCGATCTGGTGTCGATCGCCAACACGACGCTGAACCAGACCGGTCAGGCGATCGAAGGCGTGACGATGATCATGGGCACCTATCTGGTCATCAGTCTCAGCATCTCGATCTTCATGAACTGGTACAACAAGCGCATCGCGCTGGTGGAGCGGTAA
- a CDS encoding PRC-barrel domain-containing protein, translating to MDHRRLSLRMPLPSLSALAILPVLALPVLALGACASSDMGGVPSAEVATKPPVELVGLTVQTPDGRRILGNVSDLVIGPTNRVEQAIVTVGAPRFPNEHKVMVGSDNLRYARNRQAVILTGMTAEEFAALPPIAGSDRMVSLGSGGALPSSGTAPTNWAGATKSR from the coding sequence ATGGATCACCGCCGCCTTTCCCTGCGCATGCCCCTCCCCAGCCTGTCGGCTCTGGCAATCCTGCCGGTTCTGGCCCTGCCGGTTCTGGCCTTGGGCGCCTGCGCCAGTTCGGACATGGGCGGCGTCCCATCAGCGGAGGTGGCGACCAAGCCACCGGTGGAACTCGTCGGATTGACCGTGCAGACGCCGGACGGCCGCCGGATCCTCGGCAACGTCAGCGATCTCGTGATCGGGCCGACAAACCGGGTGGAACAGGCGATCGTCACCGTCGGCGCCCCGCGCTTCCCGAACGAGCACAAGGTGATGGTCGGCAGCGACAACCTGCGCTACGCCCGCAATCGTCAGGCCGTGATCCTGACCGGCATGACGGCGGAGGAATTCGCCGCCCTGCCGCCCATCGCCGGAAGCGACCGTATGGTTTCCCTTGGCAGCGGCGGGGCTCTTCCCTCTTCCGGAACCGCGCCGACCAACTGGGCCGGTGCCACCAAGTCACGCTGA